In the Topomyia yanbarensis strain Yona2022 chromosome 3, ASM3024719v1, whole genome shotgun sequence genome, one interval contains:
- the LOC131690720 gene encoding UDP-glycosyltransferase UGT5-like yields the protein MLTKHASLRQSRAGCQRKLFRIMWSAMFLPVMVLVPLLSQLVTNCWSANILYISSVASPSHFLWSQRLFERLAKLGYNLTVVNLYKQGTIKDVQFIKLDGIIDNLAMEEEDYIEFGQMNPFAVVMSFSELELYVCELAIKSPGFKSLLEYPKEFRFELVIHDHLAGPCLLALLTRFNYPPLILATAYNRLSTTTESLGSLIFPGFIPNQVYDVYGSMNFYQRCYNFLLFTWEILWKEFIYYPKLDSIVKQELNQTVSVSSLEKHALLAILNSNPILEPSEPKLTNVIQAGGLHIKPSKPIPPDILKAIDSSANGAVLFSLGTNVRSDLMSTSILRNIITVMRNLPSLTFLWKLDSEHCLPLELPANVITSPWLPQNDLLAHPKLRLFITHGGLLSVQEAVWHGVPILGLPFFADQFGNVNQLVSKGIGKRMELVSLTSQQFEHSIVDIITNDSYKQTAMQLSQIVRDQKEHPLDLAVWSVEWILRNAEMSHMWDRSLQQLGILEKYSLDVLIVFLGGLALVLYYVNVMLYWVLIQKSWNKIRFK from the exons ATGCTGACAAAACACGCCAGTCTGCGACAGTCTCGTGCCGGGTGCCAAAGGAAACTGTTCCGCATTATGTGGAGTGCTATGTTTTTGCCGGTAATGGTGCTAGTGCCACTACTTAGTCAGCTGGTTACGAATTGTTGGAGTGCTAATATTCTCTACATCAGCAGTGTCGCATCGCCAAGTCATTTTCTGTG GAGTCAACGACTGTTCGAGCGTCTGGCAAAGCTTGGATACAACTTGACTGTTGTGAATTTGTACAAGCAGGGAACTATTAAAGATGTCCAGTTCATCAAGTTGGATGGAATAATCGACAACCTGGCCATGGAGGAAGAAGATTACATCGAGTTCGGTCAGATGAATCCATTCGCAGTGGTCATGTCATTCTCGGAGCTGGAGCTGTACGTTTGCGAACTAGCGATCAAAAGTCCTGGATTCAAATCGCTTTTGGAGTATCCAAAAGAATTTCGATTTGAACTAGTAATTCATGATCACTTGGCAGGACCATGTCTGTTGGCGCTTCTAACGCGATTCAACTACCCTCCACTGATCCTTGCAACTGCTTACAATCGCCTATCAACCACGACTGAGTCTCTAGGATCTCTAATATTCCCGGGATTCATTCCAAATCAAGTGTATGACGTTTATGGCTCCATGAACTTCTATCAACGGTGTTATAATTTCCTACTTTTCACTTGGGAGATCCTATGGAAGGAATTCATCTACTACCCAAAGCTGGATAGTATTGTCAAGCAGGAGCTTAACCAAACCGTATCAGTATCATCGCTAGAGAAACACGCTCTATTGGCCATCCTAAATTCTAACCCCATTCTGGAACCTTCCGAACCGAAACTCACAAACGTAATCCAAGCCGGCGGTCTTCACATCAAACCATCGAAACCCATACCGCCCGATATCCTGAAGGCAATCGATAGTTCCGCCAACGGGGCAGTTCTTTTTTCGCTTGGCACAAACGTCCGCAGTGACCTGATGAGTACCTCGATTCTTCGTAATATTATAACCGTTATGCGTAACCTTCCATCACTTACATTCCTATGGAAGTTGGACTCCGAACACTGTCTACCATTAGAGCTACCGGCGAATGTGATCACCTCTCCGTGGCTTCCCCAGAATGACCTTTTGGCACATCCCAAGCTGCGGCTCTTCATCACCCACGGAGGGCTACTTAGCGTCCAGGAGGCCGTCTGGCATGGAGTGCCCATTTTAGGGTTACCATTTTTCGCCGATCAATTCGGAAATGTAAATCAATTGGTGAGCAAAGGCATCGGGAAGCGGATGGAGTTGGTTAGTCTAACCTCCCAGCAGTTTGAACATTCCATTGTGGATATAATTACGAACGATAG CTATAAGCAAACCGCCATGCAACTGTCACAAATCGTGCGGGACCAGAAGGAACATCCATTGGATTTGGCCGTCTGGTCCGTGGAGTGGATTCTGAGGAATGCGGAAATGAGTCACATGTGGGATCGATCACTGCAGCAGTTGGGGATTCTCGAAAAGTATTCGTTGGATGTGTTGATTGTTTTTCTTGGAGGTCTAGCTTTGGTACTATATTATGTGAATGTGATGTTGTACTGGGTCCTTATCCAAAAATCATGGAATAAAATTAGATTCAAGTGA